The nucleotide sequence TTCAGCCAGATCAATTTTTATAGTGTGAGGTTTTGCAATAGCATCCAATATACTATTTATATCTGCAGGTAACGATAACTCCTTTACAAAATGATTCATTGTGCCAAGAGGAAGTACACCAAGAATTGTGGAGGTATTAACACAATATTGAGCAGCACTGCGAATTGTTCCATCTCCACCACCGACTAATAAAATCTTAAATTTTTTTATACAGTCTTGAATAGTGCTTACCAAATCATTGGGTTCAACGACAAAATAATAATAATTAATTCCCTTATCATCAAATGCCGTAAGATAATTAGTTATTTGAGGGGCATTTTTAGCTTTTTTATTTACAATAAGAGCGATAGAACTATTCATAAGCATCCCTTAAACAAATGAAATAGCTTGCCAGCTTGGGCAATTATGAGTCTTATTTTCTAGTACTACCGTGCAGCAAAGAAAATCAAGCTCATAAATAATAAGATAGTATAGATAAACAGCCCCTGATTTAATTTTTAAAATATTTACGCAATAGTAACCACAATCCTATCGCTACCAAGGCATTTAAAATAGCAAGTATAAGAAAAATAACTGCTATACCTAATTGTAGGTACAGTAAAAATATCACCAAAAGAGAACCGAGTACCATAAATAAGGCATTGCAGATATTATTACTTGCGATTACACGGGCTCGCATCTCATCTTCACTAGCTACCTGCAGGAAAGTATACAAAGGAACAATAAATAAACCACCACAAAAGGAAAAAAGGAAAAAATCAATAGTAATGCGTATGTTATTTATTTGAGTAAAAAATAGAGAGAGTTTTTGCAAAGGTAACGTAGAAGTGACTTTAGGCGATGCAAAATACAAGTCGATAGCAAATGCTGATAATAGCAACATGGCCAAAGGTACATATTTTAAGGTAATTTTTCCTCCCAGCAAATACCCAATTACAATAGATCCAAACGCAATACCAATCGAAAATAATGCTAAAAAAACTGCAAAAACAGATGTATCAGCATTTAAAACATAATGCATATAATCCGGTAATTTGGTGAGAACAACTGCACCGAGCAACCAAAACCATGAGATAGTAAAAATCGTCGGTAGGACCTTTCTATTTAGCATGGTTTCTTTCAACATTAATCTAGTTGCATGCCAAACATGCCAATCTACTTTCAACGTTTCTATTTTGGGTGGTGTA is from Legionella donaldsonii and encodes:
- a CDS encoding MFS transporter — its product is MPDQISYLLKKKVFLPFFLTQFFGAFNDNAYKLSILTLISYHLSTTPTQSEHYQAWAGALFILPFFLFSATAGQLADKYDKAKMARWVKAFEVLLMVVGAFALHYQTVLLMMMVLTGMGIHSSFFGPLKYAILPDLLPRPLLLNATALIESSTFLAILLGTTFGALVIGSTEAHISYAIVLTNIIAILGLLSSLFIPNTPPKIETLKVDWHVWHATRLMLKETMLNRKVLPTIFTISWFWLLGAVVLTKLPDYMHYVLNADTSVFAVFLALFSIGIAFGSIVIGYLLGGKITLKYVPLAMLLLSAFAIDLYFASPKVTSTLPLQKLSLFFTQINNIRITIDFFLFSFCGGLFIVPLYTFLQVASEDEMRARVIASNNICNALFMVLGSLLVIFLLYLQLGIAVIFLILAILNALVAIGLWLLLRKYFKN